In Uranotaenia lowii strain MFRU-FL chromosome 2, ASM2978415v1, whole genome shotgun sequence, one genomic interval encodes:
- the LOC129741802 gene encoding uncharacterized protein LOC129741802, translated as MAAWLVEEMKKYPVKHGKSVKNSVELVERLKGFKVRRGEILVSFDVSALFPSVPTSDALNSLRGHLERRRVPPNEIEAYLAVAEVCMKQNFFIFRGKFFKQTFGLSMGSKLSPLLAEVFMSDLEADLEKSERLFPRVWWRYVDDILASVKERYLTQTLELLNSKHRSIKFTVEKEVEGKLPFLDLLISRKEDNTIKFGIYRKPTSTDRYITADSNHFGAQKQAAFHSMAHRLYNIPMEKEDFEEEKHKILKAGFLNGFDNEFVLKILRKHARKKYRSDATTFRPEKEEPYRVSLPFHPKLTNGITKILSQHGLKTAYKSGNTLKDRLVSLKDKIPQDERSGIYEIPCESCPAVYIGQTRRKFKVRLKEHRNAVDNNRVNESSVAAHATEMDHSINWEKVIYRKCVRKASHLNAWESMFISTSEKPLMNEDDPPIMSPLFTFTKRKIS; from the coding sequence ATGGCAGCATGGTTGgttgaagaaatgaaaaagtaCCCTGTGAAGCATGGTAAGAGTGTAAAAAATTCAGTGGAACTGGTCGAGCGCCTAAAAGGATTTAAAGTGCGTCGAGGCGAAATATTAGTTTCTTTCGATGTCTCCGCACTTTTCCCCAGTGTACCAACTTCGGACGCCCTCAACAGCTTACGGGGGCACTTGGAACGCCGCCGGGTGCCTCCCAACGAAATAGAAGCCTACCTGGCAGTTGCAGAAGTATGCATGAAGCAAAACTTCTTCATATTTCGGGgtaagttttttaaacaaaccttTGGCCTCAGCATGGGCAGCAAACTATCCCCACTTTTGGCTGAAGTTTTTATGAGCGACTTGGAAGCAGATTTGGAGAAAAGTGAAAGACTTTTCCCACGTGTCTGGTGGCGCTACGTCGATGACATCCTTGCCTCGGTAAAGGAGCGTTATCTCACACAGACATTAGAGCTTCTAAACTCCAAACACAGGTCGATAAAATTTACAGTAGAAAAAGAAGTTGAGGGAAAACTCCCTTTCCTTGATCTCCTAATCTCAAGGAAAGAGGACAACACcatcaaatttggaatatatCGAAAACCAACCTCAACCGACCGATACATAACAGCAGATTCCAACCACTTCGGTGCCCAAAAACAAGCCGCCTTCCATTCCATGGCGCACCGCCTGTACAATATCCCCATGGAAAAGGaagattttgaagaagaaaaacacaaaatccTTAAGGCAGGTTTTTTGAACGGTTTTGACAACGAATTTGTACTCAAAATTCTTCGAAAACATGCCCGAAAAAAGTACCGAAGTGATGCTACCACTTTCAGGCCAGAGAAAGAAGAGCCCTACAGAGTTAGCCTGCCGTTCCACCCGAAACTAActaatgggataacaaaaatccTTTCTCAACACGGTCTGAAAACAGCATACAAAAGCGGCAACACCCTTAAGGATCGGTTGGTCTCCTTGAAGGATAAGATCCCGCAGGATGAGAGATCCGGAATCTATGAAATTCCCTGTGAGAGTTGCCCAGCTGTTTACATTGGCCAAACTCGTCGCAAATTTAAAGTTCGACTTAAAGAACATCGGAATGCTGTAGACAACAACAGGGTCAACGAATCCAGCGTAGCCGCCCACGCAACGGAAATGGATCACTCCATAAACTGGGAAAAAGTGATCTATAGGAAATGCGTAAGAAAAGCCTCACATTTGAACGCTTGGGAGTCGATGTTCATTAGTACTTCCGAAAAACCGCTAATGAACGAAGATGACCCACCAATTATGTCGCCGCTTTTCACCTTCACCAAAAGGAAAATCTCATAA